One Hippocampus zosterae strain Florida chromosome 21, ASM2543408v3, whole genome shotgun sequence genomic region harbors:
- the shank3b gene encoding SH3 and multiple ankyrin repeat domains protein 3 isoform X9: MPLSPAADAKHDRPRQQAVTNGNPTGSPVARDDDADDAPSGNSIVVRIGIPDLQQTKCLRLDPELPVWTSKQRVLVTLTQSLSDVLNYGLFQPAFNGRAGKFLDEERLLKEYPLPNITPIPYLEFRYKRRIYTQTYVDDKQLAKLHTKANLKRFMEHVHQKNVEKVSKWLEKGLDPNFHDSDSGECPLTLAVQLEESCELIKVLRSGGAHLDFRTRDGITALHRAVMCRNSSALTTLLDLGASPDYKDSRGLTPLYHSAMVGGAPYCCELLLQDHATLGMTDENGWQEIHQACRHGNVQHLEHLLFYGADMSSQNASGNTALHLCALYNQDSCARVLLFRGANKDIKNYNNQTAFQVAIIAGNFDLAEIIKIHKSSDVVPFRESPSYTKRRRLGAIRSPAGNGLSSPRSLIRSVSDNALESPASSPGPSLQSLETHLDAHTHSLRRHTRRLSPSGGGGHVESSPPSSPPATPQLRKKRLYSAVPGRTFIATRSHVPQGSGEIQLHRGERVKVLSIGEGGFWEGNVKGRTGWFPADCVEEVQMRQYDPRLETREDRTKRLFRHYTVGSYDNYTSYSDYVIEEKMAVLQKRESEGFGFVLRGAKAETPIEEFAPTPAFPALQYLESVDQGGVAWRAGLRTGDFLIEVNGADVVKVGHRQVVALIRQGGSRLLMKVVSVSRKSDTNLLRKKAPPPPKRAPSTSLTLRSKSMTADLEEIEKLDDMLAGNAQEVVLRSRPADDFRAATVKQRPTSRRITQAEINSLFERQGLVPPSGPEKSTMALPRGMSRTKSFGTPEDDRISALIHESRFPRSSSLTDSFIPPPPQTAPPPPPSPLFLLDSGPPPSFLPPPPPARGEGLTRSSFKPGAEPRLQELSDTPSRSHAERQRKARSMIILQDTAPQLQPELHAAAAMHVSPSHTSTLSLHTAALGHSPLSRRRGRPIENPYANVGQQAAPAKPQRRKSPLLKQLPVEEQGLKDQDSKSEASAPCSPSRAELYQQQVLSERARVHGRRSSLFLSVEGAVSDNQAPPLLTQSHSMDDLGELPPPAPVLSPSPTPHTFLHPLTGKPLDPSSPLALALAARERALTARTPSPEPRPKHASASATPLPTPAASPEGRHKRSPVPTPQSSPEPRSKRTTPQTSPEQRSKRTTPQSSPELRHKRAAPPLFPDGQVERPEAEGGVTSPAGPSPERWRPVPLANLANESHPALIDRRRSLTVGSSEEEGGAYTVTLPPALLSSSDEETREELRRIGLVTPPPGFAAPPSPLAVTPRRSGEGDAGQDDDEEPRDGSLPPSISLASPPAPPSPSSPPAGHPSLALKPRLRSPIGRGRSALRDPLLKQSSDSELLPSSPASPAATRQPRYLFQRRSKLWGGGEEEGRPAALGGQGSGSALELSGRAESGLDLANRLHLLNKDSHSLGEEPSPLDPGRRSPVGGARCVESGESKSLFSSLGELHTISQRGYGTTYTVRPGSRYPVTRRSPSPSPSPSDRPAGPGSSPSPCSERPDLSSGRGLTILKSSSLSLPSEPKEVRFVMRSASARTRSRSPSPSPHASPCPSPVLSGPLLALRPWRQRPLSLWNKYDVGDWLESVGLAEHRQRFQEHEIEGSHLPALTKDDYVELGVTRLGHRINIERALRQLLDAAT, from the exons ATGCCTCTGAGTCCGGCTGCTGACGCCAAACATGATCGCCCACGCCAACAGGCGGTTACTAACGGCAACCCGACAGGCTCTCCCGTCGCCCGGGACGACGACGCGGATGACGCGCCCTCTGGAAACAGCATCGTGGTCCGCATCGGCATCCCGGACCTGCAGCAGACG aagtgtttgcgGCTGGACCCAGAATTACCCGTTTGGACCAGTAAGCAGAGGGTTCTGGTCACCTTGACTCAGTCTCTGTCGGATGTTTTGAACTATGGTCTCTTCCAGCCGGCGTTCAACGGCCGAGCTGGCAAGTTTCTGGACGAGGAGCGACTTTTGAAAGAGTACCCTCTCCCAAACATCACGCCCATTCCATACCTCGAG TTTCGTTACAAACGCAGAATTTACACGCAGACTTACGTAGACGACAAGCAGCTGGCCAAGCTGCACACTAAA GCCAATCTGAAGCGATTCATGGAACATGTCCACCAGAAGAACGTGGAGAAGGTTTCCAAATGGCTGGAAAAGGGCCTGGATCCAAACTTCCACGACTCAGACAGCGGCG AGTGTCCGCTGACTCTGGCGGTCCAATTGGAGGAGAGCTGCGAGCTCATCAAAGTTCTTCGCAGCGGCGGCGCTCACCTGGACTTCCGCACCAGGGACGGAATCACCGCTCTGCATCGGGCCGTCATGTGCCGCAACAGCTCGGCTCTCACC ACCCTGCTGGACCTGGGTGCGTCTCCGGACTACAAAGACAGCAGGGGGCTGACTCCCCTCTATCACTCCGCCATGGTGGGAGGGGCCCCCTACTGCTGCGAGCTGCTACTGCAGGACCACGCCACGCTCG GCATGACCGACGAGAACGGATGGCAGGAAATCCACCAG GCATGTCGCCATGGGAACGTGCAGCACTTGGAGCACCTGTTGTTTTATGGGGCTGACATGAGCTCCCAGAATGCATCGGGAAACACCGCGCTCCACCTCTGCGCTCTCTACAACCAG GACAGCTGTGCCAGAGTGCTGCTGTTCCGAGGAGCCAACAAGGATATCAAGAACTACAACAACCAGACTGCCTTTCAG GTCGCCATCATCGCCGGGAACTTCGATTTGGCCGAAATCATCAAGATCCACAAAAGTTCTGACGTCG TTCCCTTCCGAGAATCTCCATCGTACACCAAGCGGCGCCGACTGGGAGCCATCAGGTCCCCGGCCGGAAACGGCCTGTCGTCGCCGCGCTCTCTGATTCGCTCGGTGAGCGACAACGCCCTGGAAAGCCCCGCCTCCTCCCCTGGACCGTCCCTACAAAGCCTGGAAACGCACCTCGACGCGCACACGCACTCGCTACGACGACATACGCGCCGCCTCAG TCCGAGTGGCGGCGGAGGTCACGTGGAGAGCAGCCCCCCGTCGTcgccccccgccaccccgcAGTTGAGGAAGAAGCGGCTGTACAGCGCCGTGCCGGGGCGCACCTTCATCGCCACGCGCTCCCACGTGCCCCAGGGCTCCGGAGAGATCCAGCTGCACCGCGGCGAGAGGGTGAAAG TTCTGTCCATTGGTGAAGGTGGATTCTGGGAAGGCAACGTGAAAGGAAGAACAGGCTGGTTTCCTGCCGACTGCGTTGAAGAAGTTCAGATGAGGCAGTATGACCCCAGGCTTG AGACGAGGGAGGACCGCACCAAGAGGCTCTTCAGACATTACACGGTGGGCTCGTACGACAACTACACCTCTTACAG CGACTACGTGATTGAGGAGAAGATGGCCGTGCTGcagaagagagagagcgaaGGATTTGGCTTTGTCCTGCGGGGAGCCAAAG CCGAGACTCCCATCGAGGAGTTTGCCCCCACGCCGGCGTTCCCCGCCCTGCAGTACCTGGAGTCTGTGGACCAGGGTGGCGTGGCCTGGAGAGCCGGTCTACGGACTGGAGACTTCCTCATTGAG GTGAACGGCGCAGATGTGGTGAAGGTCGGCCATCGCCAGGTGGTGGCGCTCATCCGTCAGGGCGGCAGCCGCCTGCTCATGAAGGTCGTATCCGTTTCCCGCAAATCCGACACCAACCTGCTCAGAAAGAAAG cccctccccctcccaagcGAGCCCCCAGTACTTCGTTGACTCTTCGATCCAAGTCCATGACCGCTGACCTGGAGGAGATAG AGAAACTGGATGACATGTTGGCGGGGAACGCACAGGAAGTTGTTCTGCGGTCCCGGCCCGCCGATGACTTCCGGGCGGCCACGGTGAAGCAGCGGCCCACCAGCCGCAGAATCACTCAGGCTGAGATTAAT TCGTTGTTTGAGCGCCAAGGTCTGGTCCCGCCTTCCGGTCCGGAGAAGAGCACCATGGCGCTGCCCCGAGGAATGTCCAGAACCAAAAGTTTTG GCACCCCCGAGGACGACCGCATCTCCGCTCTGATCCACGAAAGTCGCTTTCCTCGCAGCTCCTCTCTGACCGACAGCTTCATCCCGCCGCCTCCCCAGACGGCGCCGCCTCCGCCTCCATCCCCGCTCTTCCTCCTGGACTCGGGGCCGCCCCCCTCCTTCCTGCCGCCTCCTCCCCCCGCCCGAGGGGAGGGCCTGACCCGGTCCAGCTTCAAACCGGGAGCCGAGCCCAGGCTGCAGGAGCTCTCGGACACGCCGTCCAGGAGCCACGCCGAGCGCCAGAGGAAGGCCCGCTCCATGATCATCCTGCAGGATACCGCGCCTCAGCTGCAGCCCGAGttgcacgccgccgccgccatgcaCGTGTCCCCCTCGCACACTTCCACGCTGTCTCTCCACACCGCCGCCCTCGGACACTCGCCGTTGTCGCGCCGCAGAGGACGGCCCATCGAAAATCCATACGCCAACGTGGGACAGCAGGCCGCCCCGGCCAAACCGCAAAGGAGGAAGTCACCTCTGCTCAAACAACTTCCCGTGGAGGAGCAAG GGCTCAAAGACCAGGACTCAAAGTCGGAGGCCAGCGCCCCGTGCAGCCCCAGCAGGGCGGAGCTCTACCAGCAGCAGGTTCTGTCGGAGCGCGCTCGCGTCCACGGCCGCCGCTCCTCCCTCTTCCTATCCGTAGAGGGCGCCGTCTCCGACAACCAGGCGCCTCCTCTCCTGACCCAGAGTCACTCCATGGACGACCTGGGCGAGCTTCCGCCACCCGCGCCCGTCCTTTCGCCCTCGCCGACCCCGCACACGTTCCTGCACCCGCTGACCGGCAAGCCTCTGG ATCCTTCGTCTCCACTCGCCCTGGCTCTGGCCGCACGGGAACGAGCGCTCACCGCCCGCACGCCGAGCCCCGAGCCGCGACCCAAACACGCCTCGGCCTCCGCCACCCCTCTCCCCACCCCGGCCGCCAGCCCGGAGGGCCGCCATAAGCGCAGCCCGGTGCCCACCCCGCAGAGCAGCCCCGAACCCCGCTCCAAGCGCACCACCCCGCAGACCAGCCCTGAGCAGCGAAGCAAGCGGACCACCCCTCAGAGCAGCCCCGAGCTGCGCCACAAGCGCGCGGCTCCGCCTCTCTTCCCCGACGGGCAGGTGGAGCGTCCCGAGGCGGAGGGCGGAGTGACCTCGCCCGCCGGGCCGTCGCCTGAACGCTGGAGACCCGTCCCGCTGGCGAACCTGGCCAACGAGAGCCACCCGGctttgattgacaggcggaGAAGCCTGACCGTCGGGAGCTCGGAGGAAGAGGGCGGTGCCTATACGGTGACCCTCCCGCCCGCGCTGTTGTCATCCAgcgacgaggagacgagagaggagCTCCGCCGGATCGGCCTGGTGACACCGCCCCCCGGTTTCGccgccccaccctcccccctcgCCGTAACCCCGCGGCGGAGCGGCGAGGGCGATGCGGGCcaggacgacgacgaggagcCTCGTGACGGCTCGCTGCCTCCCTCCATCAGCTTGGCGTCGCCGCCCGCACCGCCTTCCCCCTCCTCGCCGCCCGCCGGCCACCCCTCCTTGGCTCTCAAACCCCGCCTGCGCTCACCCATCGGCCGTGGCCGCTCGGCCCTCAGGGACCCCCTGCTCAAGCAGTCGTCCGACAGCGAGCTGCTCCCGTCCTCGCCCGCCTCCCCGGCGGCCACCCGCCAGCCGCGCTACCTCTTCCAGCGCCGCTCCAAGCTGTGGGGGGGCGGCGAAGAGGAGGGCCGTCCCGCCGCACTGGGCGGCCAAGGGTCCGGCTCGGCCCTGGAGTTGAGCGGCAGGGCGGAGTCGGGCCTGGACCTTGCCAACAGGCTCCACCTCCTCAACAAAGATAGCCACTCCCTGGGGGAGGAGCCAAGCCCTCTCGACCCCGGTCGCAGGTCCCCAGTGGGCGGGGCCAG atGTGTGGAGAGTGGAGAGAGCAAATC GTTGTTCTCCAGTCTGGGCGAGCTGCACACCATTTCCCAGCGCGGGTACGGCACCACCTACACGGTCCGCCCGGGAAGTCGCTACCCCGTCACCCGCCGCAGCCCCTCCCCGTCGCCCTCCCCCTCCGACAGGCCGGCGGGCCCGGGCTCCTCCCCCTCGCCCTGCTCGGAGCGCCCGGACCTGAGCTCGGGCCGCGGTCTGACCATCCTCAAGTCGTCCAGCCTCAGCCTGCCGTCGGAACCCAAGGAGGTCCGCTTCGTCATGCGCAGCGCCAGCGCCCGAACCCGCTCCCGCTCGCCTTCGCCCTCGCCGCACGCCTCCCCGTGCCCGTCGCCCGTCCTCAGCGGCCCCCTGCTGGCGCTCAGGCCCTGGAGGCAGCGCCCGCTCAGCTTGTGGAACAAGTACGACGTGGGCGACTGGTTGGAGAGCGTGGGGCTGGCCGAGCATCGCCAGCGCTTCCAGGAGCACGAGATCGAAGGCTCGCACCTTCCCGCCCTCACCAAGGACGACTACGTGGAGCTGGGCGTCACCCGGCTGGGCCACCGCATCAACATCGAGCGGGCCCTCAGGCAACTGCTGGACGCCGCCACTTGA
- the shank3b gene encoding SH3 and multiple ankyrin repeat domains protein 3 isoform X7: MPLSPAADAKHDRPRQQAVTNGNPTGSPVARDDDADDAPSGNSIVVRIGIPDLQQTPAFNGRAGKFLDEERLLKEYPLPNITPIPYLEFRYKRRIYTQTYVDDKQLAKLHTKANLKRFMEHVHQKNVEKVSKWLEKGLDPNFHDSDSGECPLTLAVQLEESCELIKVLRSGGAHLDFRTRDGITALHRAVMCRNSSALTTLLDLGASPDYKDSRGLTPLYHSAMVGGAPYCCELLLQDHATLGMTDENGWQEIHQACRHGNVQHLEHLLFYGADMSSQNASGNTALHLCALYNQDSCARVLLFRGANKDIKNYNNQTAFQVAIIAGNFDLAEIIKIHKSSDVAVPFRESPSYTKRRRLGAIRSPAGNGLSSPRSLIRSVSDNALESPASSPGPSLQSLETHLDAHTHSLRRHTRRLSPSGGGGHVESSPPSSPPATPQLRKKRLYSAVPGRTFIATRSHVPQGSGEIQLHRGERVKVLSIGEGGFWEGNVKGRTGWFPADCVEEVQMRQYDPRLETREDRTKRLFRHYTVGSYDNYTSYSDYVIEEKMAVLQKRESEGFGFVLRGAKAETPIEEFAPTPAFPALQYLESVDQGGVAWRAGLRTGDFLIEVNGADVVKVGHRQVVALIRQGGSRLLMKVVSVSRKSDTNLLRKKAPPPPKRAPSTSLTLRSKSMTADLEEIARRRRFEKLDDMLAGNAQEVVLRSRPADDFRAATVKQRPTSRRITQAEINSLFERQGLVPPSGPEKSTMALPRGMSRTKSFGTPEDDRISALIHESRFPRSSSLTDSFIPPPPQTAPPPPPSPLFLLDSGPPPSFLPPPPPARGEGLTRSSFKPGAEPRLQELSDTPSRSHAERQRKARSMIILQDTAPQLQPELHAAAAMHVSPSHTSTLSLHTAALGHSPLSRRRGRPIENPYANVGQQAAPAKPQRRKSPLLKQLPVEEQGLKDQDSKSEASAPCSPSRAELYQQQVLSERARVHGRRSSLFLSVEGAVSDNQAPPLLTQSHSMDDLGELPPPAPVLSPSPTPHTFLHPLTGKPLDPSSPLALALAARERALTARTPSPEPRPKHASASATPLPTPAASPEGRHKRSPVPTPQSSPEPRSKRTTPQTSPEQRSKRTTPQSSPELRHKRAAPPLFPDGQVERPEAEGGVTSPAGPSPERWRPVPLANLANESHPALIDRRRSLTVGSSEEEGGAYTVTLPPALLSSSDEETREELRRIGLVTPPPGFAAPPSPLAVTPRRSGEGDAGQDDDEEPRDGSLPPSISLASPPAPPSPSSPPAGHPSLALKPRLRSPIGRGRSALRDPLLKQSSDSELLPSSPASPAATRQPRYLFQRRSKLWGGGEEEGRPAALGGQGSGSALELSGRAESGLDLANRLHLLNKDSHSLGEEPSPLDPGRRSPVGGARCVESGESKSLFSSLGELHTISQRGYGTTYTVRPGSRYPVTRRSPSPSPSPSDRPAGPGSSPSPCSERPDLSSGRGLTILKSSSLSLPSEPKEVRFVMRSASARTRSRSPSPSPHASPCPSPVLSGPLLALRPWRQRPLSLWNKYDVGDWLESVGLAEHRQRFQEHEIEGSHLPALTKDDYVELGVTRLGHRINIERALRQLLDAAT, translated from the exons ATGCCTCTGAGTCCGGCTGCTGACGCCAAACATGATCGCCCACGCCAACAGGCGGTTACTAACGGCAACCCGACAGGCTCTCCCGTCGCCCGGGACGACGACGCGGATGACGCGCCCTCTGGAAACAGCATCGTGGTCCGCATCGGCATCCCGGACCTGCAGCAGACG CCGGCGTTCAACGGCCGAGCTGGCAAGTTTCTGGACGAGGAGCGACTTTTGAAAGAGTACCCTCTCCCAAACATCACGCCCATTCCATACCTCGAG TTTCGTTACAAACGCAGAATTTACACGCAGACTTACGTAGACGACAAGCAGCTGGCCAAGCTGCACACTAAA GCCAATCTGAAGCGATTCATGGAACATGTCCACCAGAAGAACGTGGAGAAGGTTTCCAAATGGCTGGAAAAGGGCCTGGATCCAAACTTCCACGACTCAGACAGCGGCG AGTGTCCGCTGACTCTGGCGGTCCAATTGGAGGAGAGCTGCGAGCTCATCAAAGTTCTTCGCAGCGGCGGCGCTCACCTGGACTTCCGCACCAGGGACGGAATCACCGCTCTGCATCGGGCCGTCATGTGCCGCAACAGCTCGGCTCTCACC ACCCTGCTGGACCTGGGTGCGTCTCCGGACTACAAAGACAGCAGGGGGCTGACTCCCCTCTATCACTCCGCCATGGTGGGAGGGGCCCCCTACTGCTGCGAGCTGCTACTGCAGGACCACGCCACGCTCG GCATGACCGACGAGAACGGATGGCAGGAAATCCACCAG GCATGTCGCCATGGGAACGTGCAGCACTTGGAGCACCTGTTGTTTTATGGGGCTGACATGAGCTCCCAGAATGCATCGGGAAACACCGCGCTCCACCTCTGCGCTCTCTACAACCAG GACAGCTGTGCCAGAGTGCTGCTGTTCCGAGGAGCCAACAAGGATATCAAGAACTACAACAACCAGACTGCCTTTCAG GTCGCCATCATCGCCGGGAACTTCGATTTGGCCGAAATCATCAAGATCCACAAAAGTTCTGACGTCG CAGTTCCCTTCCGAGAATCTCCATCGTACACCAAGCGGCGCCGACTGGGAGCCATCAGGTCCCCGGCCGGAAACGGCCTGTCGTCGCCGCGCTCTCTGATTCGCTCGGTGAGCGACAACGCCCTGGAAAGCCCCGCCTCCTCCCCTGGACCGTCCCTACAAAGCCTGGAAACGCACCTCGACGCGCACACGCACTCGCTACGACGACATACGCGCCGCCTCAG TCCGAGTGGCGGCGGAGGTCACGTGGAGAGCAGCCCCCCGTCGTcgccccccgccaccccgcAGTTGAGGAAGAAGCGGCTGTACAGCGCCGTGCCGGGGCGCACCTTCATCGCCACGCGCTCCCACGTGCCCCAGGGCTCCGGAGAGATCCAGCTGCACCGCGGCGAGAGGGTGAAAG TTCTGTCCATTGGTGAAGGTGGATTCTGGGAAGGCAACGTGAAAGGAAGAACAGGCTGGTTTCCTGCCGACTGCGTTGAAGAAGTTCAGATGAGGCAGTATGACCCCAGGCTTG AGACGAGGGAGGACCGCACCAAGAGGCTCTTCAGACATTACACGGTGGGCTCGTACGACAACTACACCTCTTACAG CGACTACGTGATTGAGGAGAAGATGGCCGTGCTGcagaagagagagagcgaaGGATTTGGCTTTGTCCTGCGGGGAGCCAAAG CCGAGACTCCCATCGAGGAGTTTGCCCCCACGCCGGCGTTCCCCGCCCTGCAGTACCTGGAGTCTGTGGACCAGGGTGGCGTGGCCTGGAGAGCCGGTCTACGGACTGGAGACTTCCTCATTGAG GTGAACGGCGCAGATGTGGTGAAGGTCGGCCATCGCCAGGTGGTGGCGCTCATCCGTCAGGGCGGCAGCCGCCTGCTCATGAAGGTCGTATCCGTTTCCCGCAAATCCGACACCAACCTGCTCAGAAAGAAAG cccctccccctcccaagcGAGCCCCCAGTACTTCGTTGACTCTTCGATCCAAGTCCATGACCGCTGACCTGGAGGAGATAG CCAGGAGGAGGCGTTTTG AGAAACTGGATGACATGTTGGCGGGGAACGCACAGGAAGTTGTTCTGCGGTCCCGGCCCGCCGATGACTTCCGGGCGGCCACGGTGAAGCAGCGGCCCACCAGCCGCAGAATCACTCAGGCTGAGATTAAT TCGTTGTTTGAGCGCCAAGGTCTGGTCCCGCCTTCCGGTCCGGAGAAGAGCACCATGGCGCTGCCCCGAGGAATGTCCAGAACCAAAAGTTTTG GCACCCCCGAGGACGACCGCATCTCCGCTCTGATCCACGAAAGTCGCTTTCCTCGCAGCTCCTCTCTGACCGACAGCTTCATCCCGCCGCCTCCCCAGACGGCGCCGCCTCCGCCTCCATCCCCGCTCTTCCTCCTGGACTCGGGGCCGCCCCCCTCCTTCCTGCCGCCTCCTCCCCCCGCCCGAGGGGAGGGCCTGACCCGGTCCAGCTTCAAACCGGGAGCCGAGCCCAGGCTGCAGGAGCTCTCGGACACGCCGTCCAGGAGCCACGCCGAGCGCCAGAGGAAGGCCCGCTCCATGATCATCCTGCAGGATACCGCGCCTCAGCTGCAGCCCGAGttgcacgccgccgccgccatgcaCGTGTCCCCCTCGCACACTTCCACGCTGTCTCTCCACACCGCCGCCCTCGGACACTCGCCGTTGTCGCGCCGCAGAGGACGGCCCATCGAAAATCCATACGCCAACGTGGGACAGCAGGCCGCCCCGGCCAAACCGCAAAGGAGGAAGTCACCTCTGCTCAAACAACTTCCCGTGGAGGAGCAAG GGCTCAAAGACCAGGACTCAAAGTCGGAGGCCAGCGCCCCGTGCAGCCCCAGCAGGGCGGAGCTCTACCAGCAGCAGGTTCTGTCGGAGCGCGCTCGCGTCCACGGCCGCCGCTCCTCCCTCTTCCTATCCGTAGAGGGCGCCGTCTCCGACAACCAGGCGCCTCCTCTCCTGACCCAGAGTCACTCCATGGACGACCTGGGCGAGCTTCCGCCACCCGCGCCCGTCCTTTCGCCCTCGCCGACCCCGCACACGTTCCTGCACCCGCTGACCGGCAAGCCTCTGG ATCCTTCGTCTCCACTCGCCCTGGCTCTGGCCGCACGGGAACGAGCGCTCACCGCCCGCACGCCGAGCCCCGAGCCGCGACCCAAACACGCCTCGGCCTCCGCCACCCCTCTCCCCACCCCGGCCGCCAGCCCGGAGGGCCGCCATAAGCGCAGCCCGGTGCCCACCCCGCAGAGCAGCCCCGAACCCCGCTCCAAGCGCACCACCCCGCAGACCAGCCCTGAGCAGCGAAGCAAGCGGACCACCCCTCAGAGCAGCCCCGAGCTGCGCCACAAGCGCGCGGCTCCGCCTCTCTTCCCCGACGGGCAGGTGGAGCGTCCCGAGGCGGAGGGCGGAGTGACCTCGCCCGCCGGGCCGTCGCCTGAACGCTGGAGACCCGTCCCGCTGGCGAACCTGGCCAACGAGAGCCACCCGGctttgattgacaggcggaGAAGCCTGACCGTCGGGAGCTCGGAGGAAGAGGGCGGTGCCTATACGGTGACCCTCCCGCCCGCGCTGTTGTCATCCAgcgacgaggagacgagagaggagCTCCGCCGGATCGGCCTGGTGACACCGCCCCCCGGTTTCGccgccccaccctcccccctcgCCGTAACCCCGCGGCGGAGCGGCGAGGGCGATGCGGGCcaggacgacgacgaggagcCTCGTGACGGCTCGCTGCCTCCCTCCATCAGCTTGGCGTCGCCGCCCGCACCGCCTTCCCCCTCCTCGCCGCCCGCCGGCCACCCCTCCTTGGCTCTCAAACCCCGCCTGCGCTCACCCATCGGCCGTGGCCGCTCGGCCCTCAGGGACCCCCTGCTCAAGCAGTCGTCCGACAGCGAGCTGCTCCCGTCCTCGCCCGCCTCCCCGGCGGCCACCCGCCAGCCGCGCTACCTCTTCCAGCGCCGCTCCAAGCTGTGGGGGGGCGGCGAAGAGGAGGGCCGTCCCGCCGCACTGGGCGGCCAAGGGTCCGGCTCGGCCCTGGAGTTGAGCGGCAGGGCGGAGTCGGGCCTGGACCTTGCCAACAGGCTCCACCTCCTCAACAAAGATAGCCACTCCCTGGGGGAGGAGCCAAGCCCTCTCGACCCCGGTCGCAGGTCCCCAGTGGGCGGGGCCAG atGTGTGGAGAGTGGAGAGAGCAAATC GTTGTTCTCCAGTCTGGGCGAGCTGCACACCATTTCCCAGCGCGGGTACGGCACCACCTACACGGTCCGCCCGGGAAGTCGCTACCCCGTCACCCGCCGCAGCCCCTCCCCGTCGCCCTCCCCCTCCGACAGGCCGGCGGGCCCGGGCTCCTCCCCCTCGCCCTGCTCGGAGCGCCCGGACCTGAGCTCGGGCCGCGGTCTGACCATCCTCAAGTCGTCCAGCCTCAGCCTGCCGTCGGAACCCAAGGAGGTCCGCTTCGTCATGCGCAGCGCCAGCGCCCGAACCCGCTCCCGCTCGCCTTCGCCCTCGCCGCACGCCTCCCCGTGCCCGTCGCCCGTCCTCAGCGGCCCCCTGCTGGCGCTCAGGCCCTGGAGGCAGCGCCCGCTCAGCTTGTGGAACAAGTACGACGTGGGCGACTGGTTGGAGAGCGTGGGGCTGGCCGAGCATCGCCAGCGCTTCCAGGAGCACGAGATCGAAGGCTCGCACCTTCCCGCCCTCACCAAGGACGACTACGTGGAGCTGGGCGTCACCCGGCTGGGCCACCGCATCAACATCGAGCGGGCCCTCAGGCAACTGCTGGACGCCGCCACTTGA